The stretch of DNA GCACCTAACGCATCCGCACATATAATTCCGAATTTACTTCTATAATTACCTCTTGTAATTCTTCTAACTGAAAATCGATATTGTTCGGGTTTTTCACCAAATTTGAATAAACAATCTTCAGCTAAATAATCACTTTTAGACGTATAAGCTTCTTCGGTTTCAATAAACTTTATCCCAATAGCTTCCGCTAACTCCTTAATTCTTTTTTTTAATCTTGCTGTTGGAATAGCCACAAAATTCTGGTTATTAATTTTTCCTAAATTGGAATTTTGCTTAATCTCTTTTCCCCATCCAAATACTATATTTCCGATTTTATTCACTAAGCAATAATTAATAATAAATCTAGCTGCTTTGTTAACAACATCTCGCCTTTGACAATTACGTTTATGTGTTAAATTAGCTAAAAAACTATCCCAAGAGAAATTAGATTTGCCTTTTTTATATTTAGCTACTAATTTATTGTATTTTTGATTGATTGATTTAATCTTTTTGCCACATAGAATAAAACTTTTTCCTAATGTCGAAACACCAGTTAACCAATTATTTACTCCTGGGTCTAAACCAATTGCCTGGGAATAATCTAAGTCATTAGCTTGTTTTTTATCTGATTTATAAACATATTCAGCCCAAAGTTTTCCATTACTTGGCGTAATTCTAACTTCTACTAATTGTTCTGGTTTAAAGTCAACTCCACTAGGAATAATTAACTTTTTAATTTCTAAATTTGGTCTTGCTTCATTACTAATTGCTAATGAACAATAACCTTCATATTTATTGTATGTAACAGCTTGACTGGGAAATGTTACCTGGTTTAGACCTCCAGATTTACGATAATTAGGAAGTTTAGGTTTAATGTCGATTTCTTTTTGCC from Stanieria cyanosphaera PCC 7437 encodes:
- a CDS encoding RNA-guided endonuclease InsQ/TnpB family protein — its product is MEDLKPNYQTQKILLSGNVSDETESYLIWACHLSNNLSNSTLFSVRQAHFARCPRREFFDKNDFYRSEFKDRYVSVSYAQLCKDFKFNHNYIGLGGQQAQQCIKSVVESIQSYNQLLKKYWQKEIDIKPKLPNYRKSGGLNQVTFPSQAVTYNKYEGYCSLAISNEARPNLEIKKLIIPSGVDFKPEQLVEVRITPSNGKLWAEYVYKSDKKQANDLDYSQAIGLDPGVNNWLTGVSTLGKSFILCGKKIKSINQKYNKLVAKYKKGKSNFSWDSFLANLTHKRNCQRRDVVNKAARFIINYCLVNKIGNIVFGWGKEIKQNSNLGKINNQNFVAIPTARLKKRIKELAEAIGIKFIETEEAYTSKSDYLAEDCLFKFGEKPEQYRFSVRRITRGNYRSKFGIICADALGAINIIKKVAIQLGISLVEVGRESLIVPKRYDLFSNLKKLYRKRSEMVLRLSRSNA